One Arvicanthis niloticus isolate mArvNil1 chromosome 13, mArvNil1.pat.X, whole genome shotgun sequence genomic window carries:
- the Scaf11 gene encoding protein SCAF11 isoform X3 has product MGGKKNATAKTNKVQRSNQCTESCIKNDMSGVFSCGSHSWGPHTDRASCTESIEVNEISALMRQKRQELELSWFPNTLPGNGRIGSVPLSVETAVLPLVSSVLPRMIFPASTMSLENFGTSHKGYALAHTQGGGEKKQTSGTSNTRGSRRKPAATAPTRRSTRNTRAETVSQSQKSPVSNYSECDAPGNSNSSVSISSPAEPEKQTRQAPKRKSVRRGRKPPLLKKKLRKSVPPAEKTTSSDSVEEETVDSDTPPVLEKEQQSCVESSSICSVQTDEENHLAQCSEQTQENEQTKNHEIEEQTEILNSESCTQYPPVLVGEDTGIEAKELCIDRDISTDASLRGKDPLENQEQVSGGSESEVQALACTESPPEDFPTCPPSDIEEHQPVSSPLGEVSDNTAPVVSDERTEESLIVESTDLNNSAVNTEAFVESPKMESSEGEIPHRLDRHCVPSSDAELPEHIQTENTEIIPTCGTSENESSGVVQDCKDNLLIHNLDNSQLDKSLEEKTDSLVEHPIHAELPHKEVERSEKHFSEDNNETVPMECDSFCSDQNESEVESSANTDSKQLSENSVTHSSDNKLSSDPVIEKTESVAQPAENLVDKAPKPRTRRSRFHSPSTTWSPNKDAAQEKRRAQSPSPKRETATEGKNSQSPSPKRESARGRRKSRSLSPKKDVARERRQSRSPKRENAREAKRSESGSPRRDTSRENQRSQSRVKDSSSREKSRSRSRERESDREAQRRDRDRERRARRWSRSRSRSRSPSRGRTKSKSSSFGRNERDNYSPRWKERWTNDGWRCPRGNDRYRRNDSEKQNENTRNEKNDITADTNDPSSTDKHRNDCPSWVTEKINSGPDPRTRNPEKLKDSHWEENRNENSGNSWTKNFGSGWMPSRGRGSRGKGAYRGNFACSDQSENRWQSRTPLSGSDSFKSVEQQPSKRKSEQELSFGTPADRSGWTSASSWAVRKTLPADVQNYYSRRGRNSSGPQSAWMRQEEETPEQDSNLKDQTNQVDGSQLPVNMMQPHMSVIQPPVNAQHQPMGIFPYPVGVHAPMMNMQRNPFTMHPPMPLHLHTGVPLMQVAAPASIPQGPPPPPPPPPSQQVSYIASQPDGKQVQGLPSASHVSNNMNTQVLPAPSAAPANMGSIQGPSSGNTSSSSHVQASNAAVKLAESKVSVTVEASADSSRTDKKLQIQEKAAQEVKLAIKPFYQNKDITKEEYKEIVRKAVDKVCHSKSGEVNSTKVANLVKAYVDKYKYSRKGSQKKTLEEPVSTEKNIG; this is encoded by the exons ATGGGTGGAAAGAAAAATGCTACAGCAAAGACAAATAAG GTTCAAAGATCAAATCAGTGTACAGAGTCTTGTATCAAAAATGACATGTCCGGTGTGTTTTCATGTGGCAGCCACAGTTGGGGACCTCACACCGACAGAGCTTCCTG tacagaATCTATAGAAGTCAATGAAATCAGTGCATTGATGAGGCAGAAACGACAGGAACTGGAGTTGTCATGGTTTCCTAATACATTACCTGGAAATGGAAG AATTGGCTCTGTACCTTTGAGTGTGGAGACAGCAGTTCTTCCTCTGGTTTCCTCAGTGTTGCCAAGGATGATTTTTCCAGCAAGTACCATGTCACTAGAAAATTTTG GAACTTCTCATAAGGGATATGCATTAGCACAtacccaaggaggaggagaaaaaaagcaaacttcAGGCACATCAAACACCAGAGGATCAAGACGAAAACCTGCAGCAACTGCTCCTACAAGGAGGTCCACACGAAACACACGAGCTGAGACAGTCAGTCAGTCCCAGAAGTCCCCAGTGTCAAACTACTCTGAGTGTGATGCCCCAGGAAATAGTAATTCCTCTGTAAGTATTTCCTCTCCAGCTGaaccagaaaagcaaacaagacAGGCTCCAAAACGAAAGTccgtaaggagaggaagaaaaccaCCTTTACTGAAAAAGAAACTTCGAAAATCTGTACCTCCTGCTGAAAAAACAACATCTAGTGATTCCGTAGAGGAAGAGACTGTGGACTCTGACACTCCACCTGTGTTGGAGAAAGAGCAACAGTCGTGTGTAGAAAGTAGTAGCATTTGCTCTGTGCAGACAGATGAAGAGAATCATTTGGCTCAGTGCAGTgaacaaacacaagaaaatgaacaaaccaaGAATCATGAGATCGAGGaacaaacagaaattttaaattctgaatCTTGCACTCAGTATCCTCCTGTGCTTGTTGGAGAGGATACAGGGATAGAGGCTAAGGAGTTATGTATAGACCGTGATATTTCTACTGATGCTTCTCTAAGAGGAAAGGATCCATTAGAAAATCAAGAGCAGGTGTCTGGAGGCTCAGAGTCAGAGGTACAGGCACTTGCATGTACAGAGAGTCCTCCTGAAGATTTTCCTACATGTCCACCTTCTGACATTGAAGAACACCAACCAGTGTCCAGTCCCTTGGGTGAAGTATCTGATAACACTGCACCAGTTGTTAGTGATGAAAGAACAGAGGAGAGTCTCATAGTAGAAAGTACTGATTTGAATAATTCTGCAGTAAACACAGAAGCATTTGTAGAGAGCCCCAAAATGGAATCTTCTGAAGGTGAAATTCCACACAGACTGGACAGACATTGTGTTCCCAGCTCAGACGCTGAGTTGCCTGAGCATATtcaaacagaaaatacagaaataattcCAACATGTGGCACTTCAGAAAATGAAAGTTCTGGTGTTGTTCAAGATTGTAAAGATAACTTACTAATACATAATCTTGACAATTCCCAATTGGATAAATCcttagaagaaaagacagactctCTGGTTGAACATCCCATTCATGCAGAGTTACCTCACAAAGAGGTTGAACGGAGTGAGAAACATTTCAGTGAAGATAATAATGAAACAGTACCTATGGAGTGCGATTCCTTCTGTAGTGACCAGAATGAGTCTGAAGTAGAGTCATCAGCAAATACTGACTCTAAACAATTGAGTGAAAATTCTGTGACGCACAGTTCTGAcaacaagctgtcttctgatccTGTTATTGAGAAGACTGAGAGTGTAGCTCAACCAGCTGAGAACCTAGTGGATAAAGCCCCAAAGCCTCGAACTCGAAGATCTAGATTCCATTCTCCATCTACAACTTGGTCTCCCAATAAAGATGCTGCACAGGAAAAGAGGCGTGCTCAGTCTCCATCTCCAAAAAGAGAGACTGCAACAGAAGGTAAGAATTCTCAGTCACCATCACCCAAGAGAGAGTCTGCCAGAGGACGGAGAAAATCTCGTTCTCTCTCGCCGAAAAAAGATGTAGCAAGAGAAAGGAGGCAGTCTCGGTCTCCAAAAAGAGAGAATGCCAGGGAAGCTAAAAGGTCTGAGTCAGGCTCCCCAAGAAGAGATACTTCTAGAGAGAACCAGAGGTCTCAGTCCAGAGTGAAAGATTCTTCCTCAAGAGAAAAATCTAGGTCCcggagcagagaaagagagagtgataGAGAGGCTCAGAGGAGAGAtcgagacagagagaggagagccagaaGATGGTCTCGGTCCAGATCTCGCTCCCGATCGCCATCAAGAGGGAGAACAAAAAGTAAAAGTTCATCATTTGGTAGAAATGAAAGAGATAATTACTCTCCTCGGTGGAAGGAAAGGTGGACAAATGATGGTTGGAGGTGTCCCAGAGGAAATGACCGGTACCGGAGGAATGattcagagaaacagaatgaaaatacaagaaatgaaaaaaatgacatcacTGCAGATACTAATGATCCAAGTTCCACAGACAAGCATAGAAATGACTGTCCCAGTTGGgtaacagaaaaaataaactcTGGGCCAGATCCAAGGACCAGAAATCCAGAAAAGTTAAAAGATTCCCACtgggaagaaaatagaaatgaaaattcagGGAATTCTTGGACTAAAAACTTCGGCTCAGGCTGGATGCCCAGCCGTGGTCGAGGTAGCCGTGGGAAAGGTGCTTACAGAGGTAATTTTGCCTGTAGTGACCAGAGTGAGAACAGGTGGCAAAGCCGTACACCCCTCTCAGGGAGCGACTCTTTCAAGTCTGTGGAGCAGCAGCCCTCTAAGCGGAAAAGTGAGCAAGAACTGTCCTTTGGCACGCCAGCAGACCGGTCAGGGTGGACGTCTGCATCTAGTTGGGCAGTAAGAAAAACTCTGCCAGCAGATGTGCAGAACTATTACTCTCGGCGTGGCAGGAATTCTTCAGGTCCACAGTCTGCGTggatgaggcaggaagaggaaACACCTGAGCAGG attcTAACTTAAAAGACCAAACAAACCAAGTTGATGGTTCTCAGCTGCCTGTAAATATGATGCAGCCACACATGAGCGTAATACAGCCTCCAGTGAATGCCCAGCATCAGCCAATGGGTATCTTCCCATACCCAGTGGGTGTTCACGCTCCTATGATGAACATGCAGCGGAACCCATTTACCATGCACCCTCCAATGCCCCTGCATCTCCACACAGGAGTACCTCTCATGCAGGTAGCAGCCCCTGCAAGTATACCTCAGGGaccgccaccaccacctcctccgcCGCCATCCCAGCAGGTCAGCTACATCGCATCACAACCAGATGGGAAACAAGTGCAG GGCCTTCCAAGTGCTTCTCATGTAAGTAATAACATGAATACACAAGTGTTGCCTGCTCCATCAGCAGCCCCAGCAAACATGGGATCAATTCAGGGACCAAGTTCTGGTAATACTTCGTCATCAAGTCACGTCCAAGCCTCTAACGCTGCTGTAAAATTGGCAGAAAGCAAAGTAAGTGTTACAGTGGAAGCCAGCGCAGATAGCTCGAGGACAGACAAG AAATTGCAAATTCAAGAGAAAGCAGCACAGGAGGTGAAACTGGCTATTAAGCCATTTTATCAGAATAAAGACATCACTAAGGAAGAGTACAAAGAGATCGTGCGGAAGGCAGTGGACAAA GTTTGTCATAGTAAGAGCGGAGAAGTCAATTCTACTAAAGTGGCAAATCTGGTTAAAGCATACGTAGACAAGTACAAATACTCACGGAagggaagccagaagaaaacTCTGGAAGAACCTGTGTCTACTGAAAAAAATATAGGCTGA